The Brassica napus cultivar Da-Ae chromosome C7, Da-Ae, whole genome shotgun sequence genome has a segment encoding these proteins:
- the LOC106425389 gene encoding stress-associated endoplasmic reticulum protein 2-like gives MGSTTAERLADRKIEKFDKNITTRGFVPETTTKKGKDYPVGPILLGFFVFVVIGSSLFQIIRTATSGGMA, from the exons ATGGGCAGC ACAACTGCAGAGAGACTGGCAGACAGGAAGATAGAGAAATTTGACAAGAACATTACTACCAGAGGTTTTGTTCCTGAGACCACCACCAAGAAGGGAAAGGACTACCCTGTCGGACCCATTCTCCTCGGTTTCTTTGTATTCGTTGTCATTGGTTCAT CTCTCTTCCAGATCATCAGGACTGCAACTAGCGGAGGCATGGCGTAA
- the LOC106425430 gene encoding uncharacterized protein LOC106425430, translated as MMRRQRDEESSRAFYDLSALVLSLLRSPPMPISLPDHFPDSPVVRSRRPRFSSSLSMAHISPSGFAWLLLGVSVALMLCGSVTFFIGFLLLPWVLALIVVFYVVGIVSAISMAGRSILCYVLAPPSPPRKEVSEWKLL; from the exons ATGATGAGAAGACAAAGAGATGAAGAGTCTAGTAGGGCTTTCTACGACCTATCTGCCCTTGTTCTGTCTCTCCTCCGTTCTCCTCCGATGCCCATTTCTCTCCCGGACCACTTCCCCGATTCACCGGTGGTGAGAAGTCGTCGGCCTCGGTTTTCGTCGTCGCTTTCCATGGCTCACATATCTCCGTCGGGATTCGCGTGGCTGCTTCTCGGCGTATCTGTTGCCCTTATGCTCTGTGGATCTGTGACTTTCTTCATCGGCTTCCTCCTGTTGCCCTGGGTTCTGGCTCTGATCGTGGTTTTCTATGTCGTCGGGATCGTTTCCGCCATTTCCATGGCCGGGAGGTCAATCCTCTGCTACGTCTTGGCGCCACCGTCTCCCCCCAGAAAGGAGGTTTCTG AATGGAAGCTGTTGTGA
- the BNAC07G11320D gene encoding uncharacterized protein BNAC07G11320D: MESSEDVEVLSRAIEKLLDEKKNREIAGESFIEDDDDQLLLSRIISQLESPNPFPKAVETTREEAESSLTSKGRAEGERQLEESIEEIAKDIKEVKRQNKVTHILLSALIILTLTWQLSEYSMIYMMKERLTHPIRSIGGMFSGMFKGKIRPIKNKLSNARDEDNHHNGNGTNTGVHIQVPELLRDLGFDDDDE, encoded by the exons ATGGAGTCGAGTGAGGATGTGGAGGTTCTGAGCAGAGCCATCGAAAAACTTCTTGATGAGAAGAAGAATAGAGAAATTGCTGGTGAATCCTTTATTGAAGACGATGACGATCAGCTTTTGCTCTCTAGGATTATCTCTCAG TTGGAATCACCAAATCCGTTCCCAAAAGCAGTTGAGACTACCAGGGAAGAAGCAGAATCATCTTTAACATCTAAAGGAAGAGCAGAGGGTGAGAGACAACTGGAAGAGAGCATAGAAGAAATAGCCAAGGACATCAAGGAGGTGAAGAGGCAGAACAAAGTAACCCACATTCTGCTCTCTGCTTTGATCATCCTGACGTTGACTTGGCAGCTCTCTGAGTACTCAATGATTTACATGATGAAAGAGAGATTAACCCACCCAATCCGATCCATCGGAGGTATGTTTTCCGGGATGTTCAAAGGTAAGATCCGTCCTATCAAGAACAAACTCTCCAACGCCAGGGACGAAGACAATCATCACAATGGGAATGGAACAAACACTGGAGTTCATATCCAAGTGCCCGAGCTGTTGCGAGACTTGGGTTTCGACGACGATGATGAATAA
- the LOC106425428 gene encoding histidine kinase 3, translating into MSLFHVLGFCLKIGQLFWMLCCWFLSWFVDADKFPLPVGSVGDPDKTKMKNHNMCFFWNKISTSGLKIPSFSHHLFGSVRFGKTFWRKVLVAWVVSWVLISFWTFWCLSSQAMDKRKETLASMCDERASMLQDQFNVSMNHVQAMSILISTFHHAKFPSAIDQRTFSEYTDRTSFERPLTSGVAYAVRVLHSERQEFERQQGWTIRRMDSLEQNPVHKDDYDTEALEPSPVQEEYAPVIFAQDTVSHVISLDMLSGKEDRENVLRARRSGKGVLTAPFPLIKTNRLGVILTFAVYKRDLPSNATPKERIEATNGYLGGVFDIETLVENLLQQLASKQTILVNVYDTTNHSQPISMYGSDVSADVLEHVSQLNFGDPFRKHEMRCRFKQKPPWPVQSMVTSFGILVIALLVAHIFHATLSRIRRAEEDCHKMELLKKKAEAADVAKSQFLATVSHEIRTPMNGVLGMLHMLMDTELDVTQQDYVRTAQASGKALVSLINEVLDQAKIESGKVELEEVRFDLRGILDDVLSLFSGKSQEKGLELAVYISDRVPEMLIGDPGRFRQILTNLMGNSIKFTEKGHIFVTVHLVEELLDSSDVEASENTLSGLPVADRQRSWQNFKAFSSNGHRGLAPAPSEINLIVSVEDTGVGIPVEAQSRIFTPFMQVGPSISRTHGGTGIGLSISKCLVGLMKGEIGFSSTPKVGSTFTFTAVFANGVHSTERKSELHNNNKPEFEGMKAVLVDHRPARAQVSWYHFQRLGIRVELVPSVDQALRFMKTCATTVNMILVEQEVWNKEADVFVKEPLVHSPKLFLLANSIDTSVSDTLSNVIDPPVLIVKPLRASMLAATLQRGLGIGNRETPQRKGPPALILRNLLLGRKILIVDDNNVNLRVAAGALKKYGADVVCAESGVKSISLLKPPHEFDACFMDIQMPEMDGFEATRRIRGMEEEMNNGKALTEEEVKRSRWHLPVLAMTADVIQATHEECLKCGMDGYVSKPFEAEQLYREVSRFFNSPSDTES; encoded by the exons ATGAGTCTGTTCCACGTGCTAGGGTTTTGTCTGAAGATTGGGCAGCTCTTCTGGATGCTATGCTGCTGGTTCCTTTCCTGGTTCGTTGATGCCGACAAGTTTCCTCTTCCCGTCGGCTCTGTCGGTGATCCTGACAAGACTAAGATGAAGAATCATAACATGTGCTTCTTCTGGAACAAGATCTCCACAAGCGGACTCAAGATCCCGAGTTTCTCTCATCATCTCTTTGGCTCCGTTAGATTCGGCAAGACTTTTTGGAGGAAGGTGCTGGTTGCTTGGGTCGTCTCCTGGGTTTTGATTTCATTCTGGACTTTCTGGTGCCTTAGCTCTCAAGCTATGGACAAGAGGAAAGAGACGCTTGCTAGTATGTGCGATGAGAGAGCTAGTATGCTCCAGGATCAGTTCAACGTCAGCATGAATCATGTTCAAGCCATGTCTATCTTGATCTCCACCTTCCACCATGCCAAGTTTCCTTCTGCCATCGATCAG aggaCGTTCTCGGAGTACACTGATAGAACTTCCTTTGAGAGGCCTCTCACGAGCGGGGTCGCATACGCTGTGAGAGTGCTCCACTCAGAGAGGCAAGAGTTTGAGAGGCAGCAAGGTTGGACTATTAGGAGGATGGATTCACTTGAACAGAACCCTGTTCACAAGGATGACTACGACACAGAAGCTTTGGAACCATCCCCTGTTCAAGAGGAGTATGCTCCTGTCATCTTTGCTCAGGACACGGTTTCCCACGTTATTTCTCTCGATATGCTGTCCGGGAAA GAAGATCGTGAAAACGTGTTGCGGGCCAGGAGATCAGGTAAAGGGGTTTTGACAGCTCCTTTCCCACTGATAAAGACGAATAGACTTGGGGTGATCTTGACGTTTGCTGTATACAAGAGAGATCTCCCTTCCAATGCGACGCCAAAAGAGAGAATCGAGGCTACTAACGG GTATCTTGGTGGAGTGTTTGACATTGAAACCTTGGTGGAAAACTTGCTTCAGCAGCTGGCTAGCAAGCAAACGATTCTTGTCAATGTATACGATACCACCAACCACTCTCAGCCCATTAGCATGTATGGTTCTGATGTGTCGGCTGATGTGTTGGAACATGTTAGTCAACTAAACTTTGGCGATCCATTTAGAAAGCATGAAATGCGTTGCAG GTTTAAGCAGAAACCACCATGGCCAGTGCAATCGATGGTGACATCTTTTGGTATCCTTGTGATTGCGTTGCTTGTTGCACATATATTCCATGCAACCTTGAGTCGAATACGCAGAGCAGAAGAAGATTGTCATAAAATGGAGCTGCTCAAGAAAAAGGCTGAAGCAGCAGATGTCGCCAAGTCACAG TTCCTCGCCACTGTATCACATGAAATCAGAACTCCAATGAATGGTGTTCTTG GAATGCTCCATATGCTTATGGACACAGAGTTAGATGTTACACAACAGGATTACGTTAGGACCGCACAGGCAAGTGGGAAAGCTTTAGTCTCGCTAATAAACGAGGTTCTGGATCAAGCAAAGATCGAATCTGGAAAGGTTGAGCTTGAGGAGGTGCGGTTTGATTTGAGAGGAATATTAGACGATGTCCTGTCACTCTTCTCTGGCAAGTCCCAAGAAAAAGGGCTAGAG TTGGCAGTATACATATCTGACCGTGTTCCAGAAATGTTAATTGGGGATCCTGGAAGGTTTCGACAAATACTCACAAATCTTATGGGTAATTCCATTAAG TTCACTGAGAAAGGACACATCTTCGTAACGGTTCATTTGGTGGAGGAGCTACTAGACTCTAGTGATGTAGAGGCATCAGAAAACACACTGAGCGGGCTTCCAGTTGCAGACCGGCAGAGAAGCTGGCAAAACTTCAAAGCTTTCAGCTCCAATGGACATAGGGGCTTAGCACCAGCACCATCTGAAATCAACCTAATCGTCTCAGTTGAGGATACTGGCGTAGGGATCCCTGTAGAAGCTCAGTCACGCATTTTTACACCGTTCATGCAAGTTGGACCATCTATATCCAGGACGCATGGGGGCACAGGGATCGGGCTCAGCATAAGCAAGTGTCTAGTAGGACTGATGAAGGGAGAAATTGGATTCTCGAGTACTCCCAAGGTTGGATCCACGTTCACATTTACTGCCGTGTTTGCTAATGGCGTGCATTCAACTGAAAGAAAGAGTGAACTGCATAACAATAATAAGCCCGAGTTTGAGGGAATGAAAGCTGTACTTGTGGACCATAGGCCTGCTAGAGCGCAAGTCTCGTGGTACCATTTTCAGCGACTAGGAATCCGAGTTGAGTTAGTTCCATCTGTTGATCAGGCTCTACGTTTCATGAAGACTTGCGCTACCACTGTGAATATGATACTCGTAGAGCAAGAAGTGTGGAATAAAGAAGCTGATGTGTTCGTTAAGGAACCTCTTGTCCATTCTCCTAAACTGTTTTTGTTAGCAAATTCAATAGACACCTCAGTATCAGATACTTTAAGCAACGTTATAGACCCTCCAGTGTTGATAGTGAAGCCATTAAGGGCGAGTATGCTGGCAGCAACTTTGCAGAGAGGGTTAGGTATTGGGAACAGGGAAACTCCTCAACGCAAGGGACCTCCTGCTTTGATTCTCAGGAATCTTCTCCTTGGCAGAAAAATACTAATTGTGGATGATAACAACGTGAACCTCAGAGTGGCAGCAGGAGCTTTGAAAAAGTATGGAGCTGATGTGGTATGCGCTGAGAGCGGGGTAAAGTCAATCTCATTGCTTAAGCCACCACACGAGTTTGATGCTTGCTTCATGGACATTCAGATGCCAGAAATGGATGG GTTTGAGGCTACAAGGAGAATACGGGGTATGGAAGAGGAAATGAACAATGGGAAGGCTTTGACAGAAGAGGAAGTTAAGAGATCAAGATGGCATCTTCCGGTGTTAGCAATGACTGCTGATGTGATTCAAGCTACGCATGAGGAATGTCTAAAGTGTGGAATGGATGGGTATGTATCAAAACCCTTTGAAGCAGAGCAGTTGTACAGAGAAGTTTCTCGTTTTTTCAATTCACCTTCAGACACAGAATCATAA
- the LOC106425431 gene encoding nuclear transport factor 2A, with protein sequence MDPDAVAKAFVEHYYTTFDSNRAGLVSLYQEGSMLTFEGQKIQGSQNIVAKLTSLPFQQCKHNITTVDCQPSGPANGMLVFVSGNLQLAGEQHALKFSQMFHLVSNQGNYYVFNDIFRLNYA encoded by the exons atggatccAGACGCAGTTGCCAAGGCCTTCGTCGAGCACTACTACACGACCTTCGATTCGAATCGCGCGGGGTTGGTCTCTCTCTACCAGGAAGGATCCATGTTGACCTTCGAAGGGCAGAAGATCCAGGGCTCTCAGAACATCGTCGCCAAGCTCACCAGCCTTCCTTTCCAGCAGTGCAAGCACAACATCACCACCGTCGATTGCCAGCCCTCTGGTCCCGCCAACGGCATGCTCGTCTTCGTCTCCGGGAATCTTCAGCTCGCTGGAGAACAGCACGCTCTCAAGTTCAGCCAG ATGTTCCATTTGGTGTCGAATCAGGGAAACTACTACGTGTTCAACGACATATTCAGGTTGAACTATGCCTGA